A genomic segment from Conger conger chromosome 2, fConCon1.1, whole genome shotgun sequence encodes:
- the a1cf gene encoding APOBEC1 complementation factor isoform X2, translating into METNQKSGDGLAGMQKETALRSLIQRTGYHLLQENGQRRYGGPPPGWEGPPPERGSEIFVGKLPRDLFEDELVPLCEKFGKIYEVRMMMDFNGNNRGYAFVTFTTKQEAKNAMKQLNNYEIRNGRLLGVCASVDNCRLFVGGIPKTKKREEILAEMKKVTDGVVEVIVYPSAADKSKNRGFAFVEYESHRAAAMARRKLLPGRIQLWGHAIAVDWAEPEVEVDEDTMATVKILYVRNLMLATTEETIEKEFNSIKPGAVERVKKIRDYAFVHFTQREDAINAMNALNGKMVDGSPIEVTLAKPVDKDSYVRYTRGTGGRGGALLQGEYAYTLGQVYDPSAAYLGAPVFYAPQAYTAIPNQFRFPTAKSHVGTRGLVRTPSVRGAAGVRGLGGRGYLAYAGVGRGCAAYQLKTDKRPEDKLYDLLPGMELTPMNPVTLKPQGIKHAPQILEDICQKNNWGQPVYQLHSAIGPDQRQLFLYKVTIPALATQYPNVHPFTPAKLCTAVDEAKVHAAEHALQILGLQTEGAEASAVAAAVAAAFPGYTIASTSATVAASQLKQAVSLGQDLAAYATYEGYPAFAMATRGDGYGVF; encoded by the exons ATGGAAACCAATCAAAAATCCGGGGATGGACTGGCGGGCATGCAGAAAGAGACAGCGCTCAGATCTCTCATCCAGCGCACAGGATATCATTTGCTTCAG gagAATGGACAGAGGAGGTACGGGGGGCCGCCCCCAGGGTGGGAAGGCCCGCCcccagagagaggcagtgaaATATTTGTGGGGAAGCTGCCCAGAGACCTCTTTGAAGATGAGCTGGTGCCACTCTGCGAGAAA TTCGGCAAAATCTATGAGGTACGGATGATGATGGACTTCAACGGAAACAATCGTGGCTATGCGTTTGTGACCTTCACCACCAAGCAAGAGGCCAAGAATGCCATGAAGCAGctcaataattatgaaattag GAACGGGAGGCTTCTGGGAGTGTGTGCCAGCGTGGACAACTGCCGGCTGTTTGTGGGAGGCATTCCCAAAAcgaagaagagggaggagatCCTGGCGGAGATGAAGAAGGTGACGGATGGAGTGGTGGAAGTCATCGTCTACCCCAGCGCAGCAGACAAGAGCAAGAACAGAGGCTTCGCCTTCGTGGAGTACGAGAGCCATCGCGCTGCGGCCATGGCCAGGAGGAAGCTGCTGCCAG GGAGGATCCAGCTCTGGGGTCATGCCATCGCAGTGGACTGGGCGGAGCCCGAGGTGGAGGTGGATGAGGACACCATGGCCACAGTGAAAATCCTCTATGTGAGAAATCTCATGTTAGCCACCACAGAGGAGACCATCGAGAAGGAGTTCAACAGCATCAAACCAG GGGCCGTGGAGAGGGTGAAGAAGATAAGAGACTACGCCTTCGTCCATTTCACGCAGAGGGAGGACGCCATAAACGCCATGAACGCGCTGAATGGAAAG ATGGTGGATGGATCCCCGATCGAGGTGACGCTTGCCAAGCCCGTGGATAAGGACAGCTACGTGCGCTACACCCGGGGaacgggcgggcggggcggggccctGCTGCAGGGCGAGTACGCTTACACTCTGGGACAGGTGTACGACCCCTCCGCCGCCTACCTGGGCGCGCCGGTCTTCTACGCCCCCCAGGCGTACACCGCCATCCCAAATCAGTTCCGCTTCCCCACCGCCAAGAGCCACGTGGGAACCCGAGGGCTGGTACGCACACCGTCGGTCAGAG GGGCGGCGGGTGTGCGGGGGCTGGGCGGCCGGGGGTACCTTGCCTACGCAGGTGTGGGCCGCGGCTGTGCGGCCTACCAGCTAAAGACAGACAAACGCCCCGAGGACAAGCTGTACGACCTGCTGCCCGGCATGGAGCTCACGCCCATGAACCCGGTGACCCTGAAGCCACAGGGCATCAAACACGCCCCCCAG ATCCTGGAGGACATCTGCCAAAAGAATAACTGGGGACAGCCAGTGTACCAGCTGCACTCTGCCATTGGGCCGGACCAGAGACAGCTCTTCCTCTACAAAGTCACCATCCCAGCTCTGGCCACCCAGTACCCTAATGT GCACCCGTTTACACCGGCCAAGCTGTGCACGGCTGTGGACGAGGCCAAGGTCCATGCTGCTGAGCACGCCCTGCAGATCCTGGGCCTGCAGACAGAGGGCGCTGAAGCTTCCGCTGTGGCCGCTGCAGTCGCTGCTGCTTTCCCAG GCTACACGATAGCTAGCACCTCTGCCACAGTGGCTGCCTCCCAGCTCAAACAGGCCGTGTCCCTCGGGCAAGACCTGGCTGCCTACGCCACCTACGAGGGCTACCCGGCATTCGCCATGGCGACGCGCGGGGATGGATACGGCGTGTTCTGA
- the asah2 gene encoding neutral ceramidase: MRTTARTAVCCGLSTLEILLLVLFVLMTGVSVGLISVMATTWNSNLPEEPNPTENPFLVGVGRADVTGPVGDVPLMGYANLGQTAGGIHTRLFSRAFIVDDGRKRVVFVTADIGMVSQRLRLEVLNELQSKYGNIYGQDNVVMSGTHTHSGLAGYFQYTLFMITSKGYIKPSIQTIVNGIVKSIDIAHKNLKPGRIFLNKGELEDSNLNRSPHSYLNNPAGERQRYKSNTDKQVVILKFTDLDGDGLGVLSWFAVHPVSMNYTNHMVSADNIGYASYLFEQEKNIGFLPGEGPFVAAFASSNQGDVTPNTRGPFCVNTGEACDFINSSCPIGGTKMCVAMGPGKDMFESTRIIGENIYKKAKELYGRAEQEVRGVLHAAHQWVDMTNVTVQLNSTHTGKTCKPALGHSFAAGTIDGGGDLNFTQGAVEGDPFWDAIRDALVGPPSNETQDCHWPKPILFSTGEMTGPLPWHPDIVDVQMITIGNVAIVAVPGEFTTMSGRRLREAVKLELESLGKFADTEVVIAGLCNVYTHYITTYEEYQIQRYEAASTIYGPHTLSAYIKLYRGLARAITEGKELPAGPAPPFFNESQLFSWLPAAPVDRKPLNTVFGQVLEQVLPEYRVGEVASVTFVSGNPRNSGDMTEKTFVTVEKHHDRTEQWDVVHTDASWETRFYWIKGFLSRSNATVEWHIPPQAQSGTYRIRHFGHVKETESVIKPYEGTSANFTVFK; encoded by the exons TGCCGGAGGAGCCAAACCCCACTGAGAATCCATTCCTGGTGGGGGTGGGCAGGGCTGACGTCACAGGCCCCGTTGGAGATGTGCCCCTG ATGGGATATGCCAATTTGGGCCAGACCGCCGGGGGCATCCACACCCGCCTCTTCAGCCGTGCGTTTATCGTGGACGACGGGAGGAAGCGGGTGGTGTTTGTGACAGCGGACATAGGCATGGTCTCTCAGAGGCTGAGACTGGAG GTGTTGAATGAGCTTCAGTCCAAGTATGGTAACATTTATGGACAAGACAACGTGGTGATGAGTGGCACTCATACTCACTCTGGCCTGGCTGGCTACTTCCAGTACACTCTCTTCATGATCACCAGCAAAGGCTACATCAAACCCTCCATACAAACTATTGTCAACGGCATTGTGAAG AGCATAGACATAGCCCATAAGAACCTAAAGCCAGGAAGGATATTTCTGAATAAAGGGGAGCTTGAAGATAGCAACCTGAATCGAAGCCCTCACTCTTACCTGAACAACCCCGCAGGAGAGAGGCAAAG ATACAAAtccaacacagacaaacaggtgGTGATCCTGAAGTTCACTGACCTGGATGGGGACGGCTTGGGAGTGCTCAG CTGGTTCGCTGTCCATCCTGTCAGTATGAACTACACCAATCACATGGTGAGTGCAGACAACATCGGCTACGCATCCTACCTGTTTGAGCAAGAGAAGAACATTGGCTTCTTACCCGGAGAG GGTCCATTCGTGGCTGCCTTTGCCTCCAGTAATCAGGGAGACGTCACCCCAAACACCAGAGGCCCGTTCTGTGTGAACACTGGGGAAGCGTGTGATTTCATCAACAGCTCCTGCCCCATTGGAGGG ACAAAAATGTGTGTTGCCATGGGACCGGGAAAGGACATGTTTGAGAGCACCAGGATCATTGGAGAGAACATTTACAAGAAGGCAAAG GAGCTGTATGGGAGGGCAGAGCAAGAGGTGCGGGGTGTCCTTCACGCAGCTCACCAGTGGGTGGACATGACCAATGTGACGGTCCAGCTCAATTCCACTCACACG GGGAAAACCTGTAAGCCAGCTCTCGGACACAGCTTTGCGGCAGGAACGATTGACGGTGGGGGCGACCTCAACTTCACACAGG gcgCGGTGGAGGGGGATCCCTTTTGGGATGCCATTCGAGACGCTCTGGTGGGACCACCGTCCAATGAGACCCAGGACTGCCACTGGCCCAAGCCCATCCTCTTTAGCACGGGAGAG ATGACCGGGCCCCTCCCGTGGCACCCTGACATCGTGGACGTGCAGATGATCACCATTGGGAACGTGGCCATTGTTGCTGTCCCAGGAGAATTCAC CACCATGTCTGGAAGAAGGCTAAGAGAAGCAGTAAAACTG GAACTGGAGAGCCTTGGTAAATTTGCTGACACAGAAGTGGTCATTGCTGGACTGTGCAATGTTTACACCCACTACATCACCACCTATGAGGAGTATCAG ATCCAGCGCTATGAGGCAGCATCTACCATCTACGGGCCCCACACCCTGTCTGCTTACATAAAACTCTACAGGGGACTGGCCAGGGCCATCACAGAG GGTAAAGAGCTGCCTGCGGGTCCTGCGCCCCCCTTCTTCAACGAAAGTCAGCTCTTCTCCTGGCTGCCTGCTGCCCCGGTGGACAGAAAGCCACTGAACACAGTCTTCGGCCAAGTGCTGGAGCAAGTCCTGCCTGAGTACCGCGTG GGAGAAGTCGCCTCTGTAACATTTGTCAGTGGGAATCCCAGGAACTCCGGAGACATG ACCGAGAAGACCTTCGTCACAGTAGAAAAGCACCATGACCGAACAGAGCAATGGGATGTCGTCCATACAGATGCATCTTGGGAGACAAG GTTCTACTGGATAAAAGGGTTTCTATCTCGGAGCAACGCCACAGTGGAATGGCACATCCCGCCCCAAGCCCAGTCAGGCACCTACAGGATTCGCCACTTCGGTCACGTCAAAGAAACAGAATCTGTTATCAAGCCCTATGAGGGGACGTCTGCTAACTTTACTGTCTTTAAGTAA
- the a1cf gene encoding APOBEC1 complementation factor isoform X1, with translation METNQKSGDGLAGMQKETALRSLIQRTGYHLLQENGQRRYGGPPPGWEGPPPERGSEIFVGKLPRDLFEDELVPLCEKFGKIYEVRMMMDFNGNNRGYAFVTFTTKQEAKNAMKQLNNYEIRNGRLLGVCASVDNCRLFVGGIPKTKKREEILAEMKKVTDGVVEVIVYPSAADKSKNRGFAFVEYESHRAAAMARRKLLPGRIQLWGHAIAVDWAEPEVEVDEDTMATVKILYVRNLMLATTEETIEKEFNSIKPGAVERVKKIRDYAFVHFTQREDAINAMNALNGKMVDGSPIEVTLAKPVDKDSYVRYTRGTGGRGGALLQGEYAYTLGQVYDPSAAYLGAPVFYAPQAYTAIPNQFRFPTAKSHVGTRGLVRTPSVREVYMNVPVGAAGVRGLGGRGYLAYAGVGRGCAAYQLKTDKRPEDKLYDLLPGMELTPMNPVTLKPQGIKHAPQILEDICQKNNWGQPVYQLHSAIGPDQRQLFLYKVTIPALATQYPNVHPFTPAKLCTAVDEAKVHAAEHALQILGLQTEGAEASAVAAAVAAAFPGYTIASTSATVAASQLKQAVSLGQDLAAYATYEGYPAFAMATRGDGYGVF, from the exons ATGGAAACCAATCAAAAATCCGGGGATGGACTGGCGGGCATGCAGAAAGAGACAGCGCTCAGATCTCTCATCCAGCGCACAGGATATCATTTGCTTCAG gagAATGGACAGAGGAGGTACGGGGGGCCGCCCCCAGGGTGGGAAGGCCCGCCcccagagagaggcagtgaaATATTTGTGGGGAAGCTGCCCAGAGACCTCTTTGAAGATGAGCTGGTGCCACTCTGCGAGAAA TTCGGCAAAATCTATGAGGTACGGATGATGATGGACTTCAACGGAAACAATCGTGGCTATGCGTTTGTGACCTTCACCACCAAGCAAGAGGCCAAGAATGCCATGAAGCAGctcaataattatgaaattag GAACGGGAGGCTTCTGGGAGTGTGTGCCAGCGTGGACAACTGCCGGCTGTTTGTGGGAGGCATTCCCAAAAcgaagaagagggaggagatCCTGGCGGAGATGAAGAAGGTGACGGATGGAGTGGTGGAAGTCATCGTCTACCCCAGCGCAGCAGACAAGAGCAAGAACAGAGGCTTCGCCTTCGTGGAGTACGAGAGCCATCGCGCTGCGGCCATGGCCAGGAGGAAGCTGCTGCCAG GGAGGATCCAGCTCTGGGGTCATGCCATCGCAGTGGACTGGGCGGAGCCCGAGGTGGAGGTGGATGAGGACACCATGGCCACAGTGAAAATCCTCTATGTGAGAAATCTCATGTTAGCCACCACAGAGGAGACCATCGAGAAGGAGTTCAACAGCATCAAACCAG GGGCCGTGGAGAGGGTGAAGAAGATAAGAGACTACGCCTTCGTCCATTTCACGCAGAGGGAGGACGCCATAAACGCCATGAACGCGCTGAATGGAAAG ATGGTGGATGGATCCCCGATCGAGGTGACGCTTGCCAAGCCCGTGGATAAGGACAGCTACGTGCGCTACACCCGGGGaacgggcgggcggggcggggccctGCTGCAGGGCGAGTACGCTTACACTCTGGGACAGGTGTACGACCCCTCCGCCGCCTACCTGGGCGCGCCGGTCTTCTACGCCCCCCAGGCGTACACCGCCATCCCAAATCAGTTCCGCTTCCCCACCGCCAAGAGCCACGTGGGAACCCGAGGGCTGGTACGCACACCGTCGGTCAGAG AAGTTTACATGAATGTACCTGTAGGGGCGGCGGGTGTGCGGGGGCTGGGCGGCCGGGGGTACCTTGCCTACGCAGGTGTGGGCCGCGGCTGTGCGGCCTACCAGCTAAAGACAGACAAACGCCCCGAGGACAAGCTGTACGACCTGCTGCCCGGCATGGAGCTCACGCCCATGAACCCGGTGACCCTGAAGCCACAGGGCATCAAACACGCCCCCCAG ATCCTGGAGGACATCTGCCAAAAGAATAACTGGGGACAGCCAGTGTACCAGCTGCACTCTGCCATTGGGCCGGACCAGAGACAGCTCTTCCTCTACAAAGTCACCATCCCAGCTCTGGCCACCCAGTACCCTAATGT GCACCCGTTTACACCGGCCAAGCTGTGCACGGCTGTGGACGAGGCCAAGGTCCATGCTGCTGAGCACGCCCTGCAGATCCTGGGCCTGCAGACAGAGGGCGCTGAAGCTTCCGCTGTGGCCGCTGCAGTCGCTGCTGCTTTCCCAG GCTACACGATAGCTAGCACCTCTGCCACAGTGGCTGCCTCCCAGCTCAAACAGGCCGTGTCCCTCGGGCAAGACCTGGCTGCCTACGCCACCTACGAGGGCTACCCGGCATTCGCCATGGCGACGCGCGGGGATGGATACGGCGTGTTCTGA